The Candidatus Omnitrophota bacterium sequence AAGACCCGGCCCAAGGCCTTTTCAAAGCGCGCATAGCCATCGTAGACCTCTCTGAGGATGGTGTCTTCCAGATCCTCAACCTCGTTCTCGGCCCGGTGACGGTTGATCGAGGCCTCTTTGGCGTCCGCCTTCAATTTATACGCATCCAGAATGCCCATCTGGACAGTGGCTGTGTTGGTCTGCGTGCGAGTTGACTGGCCAAGCTGGGGCCGCACCTGCTGGGTCGTGTAGGAGGCCTCCATGGAATTGGCCCCCAAAGGCTTGGAAGCCCGCAACCCCACAAACCAGCTAAGCTTAGGAATCAGGTCCTCTCCCTCAAAAGCGCTGGCTGACCGCCCGTAAAAACCATTGATATCAAAACGAAACTTCTTGGCCGCTTCGACAATATCTTCCTGATACTCACTCACCTTGGCCAAGAGTTCTTCCACCAGAAGGTCAGGGCGATGATCAAAGGCCAGGCGGGTGCACTCGTCCAAGGAGATCTTCACGTTTTTGAATTCCAGCTCCGGTTCCGGATCCAATCCCTCTAGGCTTTCCACCTGCAACCGCTGTTTGAAGACCAATCGCGCCAATTCCAGATCCTTCCAAGCCGCATCAATCTGGTACGCCATCGATTCATACTGCGTCATGACATTGAGATATTCCACTTCCGTGGAGAGCTTAGCTTGGTATTGGCGCTGGGCCAGGCGCACCAAATCCACGGCCCCTTCCTGAAGTTCTGTCCGGGTCACGTACTTGAGCTTGGAATTGACCAACTGATAGTAGGCCTCTTCGATATCCGAGCGAATTTGCGTGCTGATGCGCCGGTAATTCTCCTGAGCCACTCTCAAGTTGAGCTTGGCCTGGTGATAACCCGCCCGGGAACTCCCCGAGTCATAGAGGGGTTGGGACCACTCCAATCCAAAATCGCGTTCCAGGAATCCTGCAAGACCTCCGGAAATCTCTCCCGTGGTTTGGGTGTACCGCACAGAGGCATTGGGATATAAAACGCGCCGCGCCGCGGAAACCCTCAGCTCGGCCAATTCCACGTCTTCCATCGCAGCCTGGGCCTCCCTGGAGTTGGCGAGCGCCAAGCTAATATATTTGTCCAGTACCGGGGCAAAAGGAGAGCCTTCGGCCATAGGCATTTCCCGGATCATGGTGGCCGGCAGTTTAATCTGCAGCGGCGCTCCGGGCTCAGGGATATTCCAACTGGCCTGATCCCCTTCCAAGATCAAGTCCTCGATCTGGGCCGGGCCGTACTTTAGATTGCGCGGCTCAGTGGGAATCATCCTCTCAATGGGAAGCGGCACGACCTGGCCCGGGGGAATTGCAGCCTGGGCCAAATGAATCCGTTCGGATGGGATGCTGTCCAGGCCCGCTTGCTCCGGAGCCATGGGAGGAACAATATTCACACTGGTGACTATAGGAAGATCGTCCTGGAGGGAAAGAACCGTGGAGTCAATTTCCTGGAGGAGTTGATGAAAGCGCTGAAGCTCTGCAGCAGAGTCGCTTGCGCGCAGAGTCGAGGCCCAAACAAGCGAGGGACCGGGCAAGAGAAAGGAGATCAGTGCGGAGACTAGAAAAACCCGGGCGCAGCTTTTCATAACCGGCGACATTTTAGCGAAGCGTTTACCATCTGTCAATGATTAAGTTACGACACTTCGACTTAGCCGGCGCCCGCTTGCTTGTGGCCTGCTTCCTCGATCCTGGCCTTGAGATGATCACAGAGTTCTCCGGCCTCATCCCCATCCTTGGATTCCACCAAAATACGCATCACAGGCTCCGTATTGGAACCGCGCACGTGGAACCAAGTGCCGTTGGCCAGAACAACACGCAGGCCATCGCTCTGATCATCAATATGATCTCCGTACTCCCCGGCCAAAACATTGAGCACCCGGGTCATCACATTTTGTCCGCATTGCACAGAAGCCTTGATCATCGCATATTGGGGCAATGCCTCTACGAGCTCCGATACCTTCTTTCCGGTCAGCGCCATGTATTGCAGAATGAGAGCCATCCCCACCAAGGAATCCCGGCCATAATTGATCCGGCCCAGGATAATGCCCCCGTTCCCCTCGCCCCCCACAACCGCGGACTCCTGGATCATGCGGTCCACCACATTGGCTTCACCCACCGGGGTTCTGAAGATCTCCACCCCGTAACCGGCTGCGATATCCTCAATGGCCTTGGAGGTGGAAAGATTGATCACCACAGAACCCGGGGATTGAATCAGAATCCCCTCCACGCCCAAAGCCAAGGTAATTTCTTCGCTGATGGGGGTACCGCCGTCAATCACAAGGCCCAAGCGGTCTGCGTCCGGATCCTGCGCAAAACCGATATCAAGACCCTGCGTTCGGACCAACTCGCCCAAAGCCTGAAGGTTTTCGGGCTTAGGCTCTGCCCCGCGAGGAAACAGACCGTTGGGAACATCATGGATCACTTTGATCTGACAACCCAACTGCTTGAGAAGATCCGCAGACACCAAGGAACCCGCGCCATTACAGCAATCCAGGCCCACCTTAAATTTAGCGGCTCGGATGGCTTCCACATCCACGGCTTCGAGAATCTTGGCAATGTGTTGCTCCAAGGCGCCTTTCTTGGAACGCGTGGCCTTGATATGATCCCAAGGCACCATCTGAGCGCGGCGACGGTGATACATCTCATACAAACGCTCCGCCTGCGGAGCTGTGAGAAAACGGCCGCCGCCCCCGACAAATTTGAGCCCGTTCCACTCCGGCGGATTGTGACTCGCGGTAATCACGATCCCGCCCACATAGTCCTCAGAACGAACAGCCAGCAGAACCGTAGGCGTGGGGCAAATGCCGATATCCACCACCTCACAACCGGCAGCCAGCAGACCTGCTTGCACCGCATCCCGGAACACGACTCCGGTCGTGCGGGTATCGCGGCCCAGGGCAATACGGCCCCGTCCCATGATTTCCCCAAAGCACTGCGCCAAATAAACAGCCTGCTCCGGGCCAAAGGACGGACCCACAATGCCACGGACTCCCGAGACTCCCATCTTGAGGTCTGCAGGAAGTTCTGCGCTCATCCGAGTGTCACCTCCACCTGATGGACTTTGCCGTCGCCAAAGGGCTTGATCAAGGGGCTCTTCTGTTCCTTGCCGTCGACAACAACCTTGGCCACCCCATGGCTCACACCCTTAGGATTGAGGATGCTTACCTCATAGACATCCCCGCGGAAGGGCCGGCGAACCCATGCCTTGGGCCATTTCTTGGGAATACAGGGATCCACGAGAAGGCCGTCAAATTCACGGCGCACACCCAAGATCCACTCGGTGGCGGCAGTGAACATCCACGGCGTGGTTCCCGTGTTCCACATAAAGGAACCTTCCCCAAAACGATTTCTCGAACCCGGTCCCACTGTAAACTCCGCGAAGACATAGGGTTCTACCTTGTAGTGATCGGGGTCGGCCTTCTTGGGATTCATGGGCATGACTTTGGAGAAGGTCTCATAGGCCTTGTCCGCCCGCTTGAGCTCGCAGTCGGCCACCACCTTAAAGGCGCATGCGTGGCTGAAGACCGCCGCGTTCTCCTTGGTGCCGTCCGCAAAGGACGTGACGCGGCCAATGCCCGGATTGAATTCACTGTAGGAGGGCCAGAACAAGACCGGACCGTAATCGCTGTCCAAATAATTATCGATCTGATCCAGAACGCTCTCCAGGCGATCCTCCGGGACCACACCGCTCAGGATGGACCAAGTCTGGGAATTCAGGGGCACCTTGCCTTCCTTATTCTCATTGCTGCCGATCTTCATACCGGCATCATTGAAAGCAGCCACATACCACTTGCCGTCCCAAGCCACCTTGTTGATGATGGCCTTCATGTCATCGTAGATGGCCTGCATTTCCTTGGCCACAGGCTGATCGCCGATGAACTCGGCCAAGGCTTTGATTTGCCTGGCCGCGCGGGCCAGGGCCATTCCCAGCCAAACGCTCTCGCCCTTGCCGCCGATTCCCACGTGATCATAGGCATCGTTCCAATCGGCCTTGCGGATATAAGGCAGCTGGCGCTCACCGCGCTGATCGTAGATATAGCGCACCGAGCGGAGAATATGCTCGTAGACCGTGGCTTTGCCCCCGTCATGGAAATCATATTGTTTCTTGAGGAAGTCCAAGTCCCCTGTCTCCTTGATATAAGAGACCACGGTATAGGGAAGCCAAACCGCGACATCGGACTTGCCGGAGACGATCGCCCCTTCGATGCTGTCCCAAGACCCCTCGGAACTCGAAAAGCCGGAGACCGCGTGCCCGTTGCTGTACTGCCAGAAGAGAAGCCTCTCCAGTTTGTTCATGGCCGTGGGCATATGAACGGCAAAGAGGCCTTCGGCGTCCTGACAGGTGTCACGGTACCCGATACCCCCTTCAGTGCCATGGTAAGCGGATGTGCCGCGGGAGTGCATAATGGCGCAAAGCTGGTACTTGCCCCAAATATTGGTCATCAGGTTGAAGTTGGGATCCGGGGTTTCGACCTTAAAGCGATTGATCACCTCATCCCAATGCGCCTCAATGGCCTTGAGCTCCTTCTTTACACGATCCACCGAAAGCCATGTCTTCGTGAGCTGGGAGATCCCGGAACGCTCCTCGGTAAAGCCAATGCTAACGACAAACTCTTTTTCCTCGCCCGGCCCAAGCTCAATATCACTCTGCAAAACACCGATCATGTCTTCCCCGTCCGAGTAAGTGTTGTTGCACTCGCCGCGGATAAGAATGGCATCCGGATCCTGGATGTCGTTGTAGCGGCCTAAGAAAGCCTCTTTGTTGCAGTCGTAGCCGCTTATCGGCAAGGAACTGGCCATATGCATCTGCCAAGAGGGCTGTTTGGCGCGGAAGACTTGCTTGTACGCCACAATGGCTTTGAGTTTCTCATCGTAGTCCGCACGATTGTAAAGGCAGAGAATATTCCGGTAGTTGGCCTCGAGCTCTGCGTCGCCGCAGATCCACTCCACAAAAGGGAAGACTCTCAGAGAGGCCTTTTCAGAACGGTTGTTCTTGATCTTGATAAGCCAGTTTTCAACCGGATCCTCAAGCGCGACACTGTAGGTAATCTGCGCTGCAATCCCGTCTTGCTCGGCTTTGATGACGGAAGAACCCGGACGCACACGGCACTCCCAAAAATCCAGGTCTTTACGGAAGGGCTGCCAATTCGGGGCCCAGACTTCCCCCGTCACTTGATCGCGAATAAAGACATAGCGGCCCGGGCGGTCTGTTGAAAGGTGATCCCAGCGGCTGATGCGGTTCGACTTAGGATCGTCGTAGTAACTAAAGCCACCGCCAGTATGCGATACCAAGGCATGGTAGAGATGGTTGAACAAATAGTTAAACCACGGGCGGGGAGTATCCGGCCGCGTGATAATGTACTCGCGCCCATCCTCAGAGAACCGCCCATACCCATTACTCTTCTGTAAGGTCGAGTTCTCAATCTGCGTTGAAGTTGTTCCTGACATAAGATTCCCCTCTCTGTTCTTGGGATTGAGAAAAATTGAGATTTGAGAAGTGATCAAGCCTGAGCGAAAACGCTCTGGATCACAAGACAAGCCGCTCCCAGCGCAATCGAACCGTCCCCTAACCGGGAAGGCACCACCTTGACGCGACTGGCAGGCTCATCATAAGCGCACGACTTGACCCTCTTCTTGATGGGATCCAATAGGATAGACCCAGCGGCCTCGATACCTCCACCCACAACCACCACTTCAGGATTCAAGAGATTGACCAGAAAGGCCACTTTGATTCCCAAACGATCGCCTGCATCTTCAATCAACGACACGGCAAAAGGATCTCCGTCCTTGGCCGCATCGATTACCTGATGGATACTCAGAAGAGACTTGTCTTGCTTGATCTTGGCCAGAAATCCCGACGGGGAGCTGTTTGCTTTCAACGCTTCTTCCGCTTTCTGGAGAATATTGATGTCCAGATCACCTGTGCGAAGAATACAGTCCCTCTGCAAATGCCACTTGTCCGGCGAATCATCGCCGGGCCAAGGATCGATAATGCTCAATTCACCGGCGCTGCCGGAGGCCCCCCGGTATATTTGTCCGTCGATAATGATACCGCAACCCACCTCGGAATACATATAGATCATATTCCGGATGCCCGGCTCCAGACCCAGCCACAGCACCCCGAAAGCGGCGACCGTGGCGTCATTTTCGATAAAAATCGGAAGGTCAAAACGCTTCTCAAAAAGATCCCGCACGGGAATGCACATGGAAATATTGTCCAGAGGATCATCTTTGGAGTCCCCGAATTCGCTGGAAAGACGGATGGTCCCGCCCGGCTCATCAATAATTCCCGGGATCCCCACGCCCAAACCGCGGATCTGCTCCCGCGGCACATTGGAACGGCTGAGAACCTCTTCAGCCACGCTGATCATCCCTTCCACCAGGATCTCCCCGCTCTCCTCGGTCAGGCCGTTTGTGGTAGCGGAAACCCTGGGCTTTTCGCGTTTGACCTTCATCAGAATATTTCCGGACAGGTCGGTGATAATACCCACGATATCTGTCATGCTCAGGCCGACACCTACGGCATAACCGTACTTGGAGTTGAGCTCAATGAGCATGGGCCTGCGGCCGCCTTCGGAGACATCCAGGCCCTTTTCCAGAACCAGCCCTGCCTCCACAAAATGATTCACATAATTGGAAACTGTCACAATATTGAGACGAGTGGCCTTGGAGATTTCAGTCTTGGTAATCTGGCCCTCACGGCGGATCGACTCGAGAATGGCGAGATTCTTGCGCTCGCGGTCGGTGAGACCTTCCCCAATGCCGCCAATGGAGTATACCCTTCGCATGCCCTGCCTCCGTATATGTTTCTAAAAGTTGCGGATCAGTCGATCCTTGCCTTAAATATCTAAGAGTTTAAAAAGAGAATATGATGCGATGGGGAGCTTGTCAAGGACATTGTGTTAGCAACTTCCGGAAGATAAATAACTTAATTAAAGATGCCAACGCCTCGTTCAGTTCCGTGCCTTGCTATGGGCCCATTCATAGGAGCGGCCCAGCGTTTCCCAGACAGCCTGCGGATTTCCGCTCTTGAGCGTGGACACGTGGGCTGCCCCTTCATAGCACCAGGCGCCCAGGTTTCGGACTCCGGCCTCGTAAGCCGCCTCCACCGCCAATCGCACATTGGATTCTGTCCCGGCAGGAAGCCCGAAATTGAGGATCCAGATCTGGGCTTCCTTCCCGTACTGGGCCGTGAGTTCCACCACCCGCTTGGCAAAGCGGCCCACATAGGCGCCCACGTCTTTCTCGTCCTTCCTCCAGTAGGGATCTGTCCCAAAGACATCCAAGGAGGGAATCGACACAATCTTGCTCCAATCCCGCATCCCGTAATCCTGGTTCTCCGCAGGAAGCAAACAGACTACATTCTTCATCCCTTTAGTGTGCGTGTAGTCACACATCTCAATGAGGAAGTCCAGGACAGAGTCTTCTTTGAAGTCCCTTACCTCCGGACACTCTTCCAGAGGCATCTCTGCACCGAACTTTTCTTTGAAGCGGCCTTGGCAAGTCTCACAGCGGCATCCCCATTCTTTTGAACCGCCCCACTGGGGCAGATGGAAATGGGGCTCATCCCACAAAACACTGTCCGCTTCCATCGCAGCGACTGTATCCAGCCACCGGCGCATGAATTGGCGGAATTTGGAATTGTTAAGGCAAGCGTGAGGCAAACTGGTCCCGCCTGACCCGACTTGCCGCACATCCAAATCTGTGGCAACCAGGTCGGAAAACTCTTCACCTCCGAAAACACTTCCCACCGCCCACGGGTCCACACACGCCTCGAGCCCGGCTTCACGCGTCAAACGGACCATGTCTCCGACAGTGGACTCGTAAAAACGCCAATCCTCTTCGGAGAAAGTGTGGAGGACAAAATTGCAGTGGTGTTCGATCATGTCTTGCAGGTCTCGCTTGAAATGTTTAACAAGACGATTCCCGTAGTAACTAACTCCGGTTTTCACCCTTGAGCTCCTCTAAGGCCAATCTGGCCTCAACATTGTCCGGGTCCGTGTTCAGGCACTTTTCAAAGTAGGCATGCGCCTCAGCCGAAGCCCCGTCCTGCCAGAGCTCTTGCCCCCTCTTGAAATACGCCAGGCTTTGGAACAAATGGGCCAAAGAAGCCCGGACTTCGGCATCCACGGATTCATGCGAACCAACGACCTTATCGAACTCATCAATGGCCTCTTCAAAACGCGAGGAATTGTAGAGTTCAATGGCGCGCTGGTATCTGTGGTTCCCTCCTAAATGAGAGAGTTTCTGACCAAACACAGGGTCTCCTCCTAACAAAAATACGCGGCGGCAATGGCTATTTGCCCGACCACCATCAACAAATACATATGTTTCCAAGAAACGTGGTTCGCCTCGGTAGCCAGCTCCTCGGGTTTCCTCAATATTAAGTAGCTTACATACACCCCCCAAAGGGAGAGAAAGAAGCCGGCCCCGAGCAAGCACAAGAAGTCCGCCTTCAGGATTCCCAGCCAAGCACCCAGCGGTGCCAATAAAAAAGGCACCACAAAAA is a genomic window containing:
- the glmM gene encoding phosphoglucosamine mutase, which codes for MSAELPADLKMGVSGVRGIVGPSFGPEQAVYLAQCFGEIMGRGRIALGRDTRTTGVVFRDAVQAGLLAAGCEVVDIGICPTPTVLLAVRSEDYVGGIVITASHNPPEWNGLKFVGGGGRFLTAPQAERLYEMYHRRRAQMVPWDHIKATRSKKGALEQHIAKILEAVDVEAIRAAKFKVGLDCCNGAGSLVSADLLKQLGCQIKVIHDVPNGLFPRGAEPKPENLQALGELVRTQGLDIGFAQDPDADRLGLVIDGGTPISEEITLALGVEGILIQSPGSVVINLSTSKAIEDIAAGYGVEIFRTPVGEANVVDRMIQESAVVGGEGNGGIILGRINYGRDSLVGMALILQYMALTGKKVSELVEALPQYAMIKASVQCGQNVMTRVLNVLAGEYGDHIDDQSDGLRVVLANGTWFHVRGSNTEPVMRILVESKDGDEAGELCDHLKARIEEAGHKQAGAG
- a CDS encoding ROK family transcriptional regulator codes for the protein MRRVYSIGGIGEGLTDRERKNLAILESIRREGQITKTEISKATRLNIVTVSNYVNHFVEAGLVLEKGLDVSEGGRRPMLIELNSKYGYAVGVGLSMTDIVGIITDLSGNILMKVKREKPRVSATTNGLTEESGEILVEGMISVAEEVLSRSNVPREQIRGLGVGIPGIIDEPGGTIRLSSEFGDSKDDPLDNISMCIPVRDLFEKRFDLPIFIENDATVAAFGVLWLGLEPGIRNMIYMYSEVGCGIIIDGQIYRGASGSAGELSIIDPWPGDDSPDKWHLQRDCILRTGDLDINILQKAEEALKANSSPSGFLAKIKQDKSLLSIHQVIDAAKDGDPFAVSLIEDAGDRLGIKVAFLVNLLNPEVVVVGGGIEAAGSILLDPIKKRVKSCAYDEPASRVKVVPSRLGDGSIALGAACLVIQSVFAQA
- a CDS encoding TolC family protein; this translates as MKSCARVFLVSALISFLLPGPSLVWASTLRASDSAAELQRFHQLLQEIDSTVLSLQDDLPIVTSVNIVPPMAPEQAGLDSIPSERIHLAQAAIPPGQVVPLPIERMIPTEPRNLKYGPAQIEDLILEGDQASWNIPEPGAPLQIKLPATMIREMPMAEGSPFAPVLDKYISLALANSREAQAAMEDVELAELRVSAARRVLYPNASVRYTQTTGEISGGLAGFLERDFGLEWSQPLYDSGSSRAGYHQAKLNLRVAQENYRRISTQIRSDIEEAYYQLVNSKLKYVTRTELQEGAVDLVRLAQRQYQAKLSTEVEYLNVMTQYESMAYQIDAAWKDLELARLVFKQRLQVESLEGLDPEPELEFKNVKISLDECTRLAFDHRPDLLVEELLAKVSEYQEDIVEAAKKFRFDINGFYGRSASAFEGEDLIPKLSWFVGLRASKPLGANSMEASYTTQQVRPQLGQSTRTQTNTATVQMGILDAYKLKADAKEASINRHRAENEVEDLEDTILREVYDGYARFEKALGRV